A DNA window from Solanum lycopersicum chromosome 3, SLM_r2.1 contains the following coding sequences:
- the LOC101264184 gene encoding phosphatidylinositol 3,4,5-trisphosphate 3-phosphatase and protein-tyrosine-phosphatase PTEN1: MGVGLSKQGFKRGDTPSISDLHLGLINYVSRSFCIRNLVSKQRRRMLVGGYDLDMTYISDRILAMSFPAEHVRAVFRNPLWQVKSVLDMRHAGHYKVYNLCIEQAYDASHFHGRVERYPIDDNHVPSLDMIKDFCEDVYSWLSSDSKNIVVIHCMAGKGRTGLMVCSYLVYTGMSAEDALRVYAEKRTTNNEGVSIPSQRRYVKYWENALISYTKGVPPTVKLPKSYKRELRRIRLYDTINIESIFFVLSELQRVPGEKYRPSVEVSKSSCRRIKSGIQRTYSPQYVYSLVEENEEEEENKEPRLVVQMDTESSMLYQKTCLDHFYDIPVQISGDVRIIFYEKLIGGRLFYACFNTAFVRNDLLQFSIRELDKVGKKARSITGSSFCLELFFGPANGNCLPTPPLHDDDFSDS; this comes from the exons atgggAGTAGGATTGTCAAAACAGGGGTTTAAGAGAGGTGATACTCCGAGTATAAGTGATCTCCACCTTGGTCTGATAAATTATGTATCAAGAAGTTTTTGCATACGTAACTTGGTGTCGAAGCAAAGAAGGCGAATGCTTGTTGGCGGATATGATCTTGACATGACTTATATATCAGACCGAATCTTAGCAATGTCATTTCCTGCAGAACACGTGCGAGCAGTATTTCGCAATCCTTTGTGGCAGGTTAAGTCTGTATTGGATATGAGACATGCTGGACATTACAAG GTGTATAACTTATGCATAGAGCAAGCTTATGATGCATCACATTTTCATGGTCGTGTCGAGAGGTATCCAATTGATGACAACCATGTCCCTTCTCTAGATATGATCAAGGATTTCTGTGAAGATGTCTACTCATGGCTCTCTAGTGACTCCAAGAATATTGTTGTCATACACTGCATG GCAGGAAAAGGCCGAACAGGATTAATGGTTTGTTCGTACCTAGTTTACACTGGCATGTCAGCTGAGGATGCTCTGCGAGTGTACGCAGAGAAACGAACAACTAACAATGAAGGA GTATCCATTCCAAGCCAACGTAGGTATGTCAAATATTGGGAGAATGCACTAATTTCCTATACAAAGGGTGTTCCTCCAACTGTCAAATTGCCTAAGTCATACAAGAGAGAACTGCGTCGCATTAGATTATACGACACTATAAACATTGAGTCCATCTTCTTTGTTCTATCTGAGTTGCAAAGA GTTCCAGGAGAGAAATATCGTCCATCTGTAGAAGTCTCGAAGAGTAGCTGCAGACGAATTAAGAGCGGTATTCAGAGAACTTATAGCCCTCAATATGTTTATTCACTTGTTgaggaaaatgaagaagaagaagaaaataaggaaCCTCGTCTTGTAGTCCAAATGGACACCGAAAGTTCTATGCTCTATCAAAAAACATGTCTTGATCATTTCTATGACATACCAGTGCAA ATAAGCGGAGATGTGCGTATCATATTCTATGAAAAGCTCATAGGAGGACGTCTTTTCTATGCTTGCTTTAATACTGCTTTTGTTCGGAATGATCTATTGCAG TTTTCGATACGGGAGCTTGATAAAGTTGGAAAAAAGGCTAGGTCCATTACTGGTTCTTCCTTCTGCTTGGAGTTGTTTTTTGGTCCAGCCAATGGAAATTGTTTGCCAACACCTCCTTTGCACGACGATGATTTTAGTGATTCTTAA